The Ahaetulla prasina isolate Xishuangbanna chromosome 4, ASM2864084v1, whole genome shotgun sequence genome has a window encoding:
- the CSRNP1 gene encoding cysteine/serine-rich nuclear protein 1 codes for MTGMLKRKHDELEDDVSYISSSSSSSPFSSSSVLSGLESDEDNSQGSIKPTVALNMDFTPTSILKKSKRQKKNKVEFGLVTVFYFPRCQGFTAVPSCGGCTLGMARKHRYAREFTMSEFCKQQQIVRREKLKDRLKQEKLEALKMKLTMNGTKESEEAKRLTVDDISVDDVDFSNLDLSSNYFLQPYPTKKRCALLRSMGVKKIDRQEKRQLQRIRRSRGNCGCNCQGFCDSETCSCSLAGIKCQKDYTSFPCRCTRDSCGNREGRTEFNQARVQTHFIHTLMRLELEENQKNDDGNLESEISFQDHLHPFAYPVQQASYEERALALRPVFNFTTTLETVSENSSSSNMTDSSASSNQSEDMERLFERTAKSQSDIDGNGLARILHFNDSDGEENIRSVGRRQDNSSSFHPSGFFNVDVENQYATNPVEQMGFNSGFGYFGDRLDENANLEPSGVHEFSADEGEEGASYAPSSFEELDSRNYIDLSFTSDYLDVFQPFSDYNLGPLYNSLREYENVENFTVWQVQLPNLPTLVQPPDQSNCFLESLIGLSESVPEIPAPFSDNQLLEDAIKSSLVETTKV; via the exons ATGACAGGGATGCTAAAACGGAAGCATGATGAATTGGAAGATGATGTTTCATAcatctcttcttcatcttcatcatctcCTTTCTCATCTTCCTCAGTTTTGTCAGGTTTGGAATCTGACGAAGACAACTCTCAAGGAAGCATCAAGCCCACCGTGGCCTTAAACATGGATTTCACCC CCACATCCATCCTGAAGAAGAGCAAGCGGCAGAAGAAGAACAAGGTCGAATTTGGCCTGGTCACCGTTTTCTACTTCCCGCGTTGCCAAGGATTCACCGCCGTGCCTAGCTGTGGGGGCTGCACTTTGGGAATGGCTAGGAAGCATCGCTACGCCCGGGAGTTCACCATGTCGGAGTTTTGCAAGCAGCAGCAGATTGTCCGACGTGAGAAATTGAAGGACAGGCTGAAACAAGAAAAACTGGAAGCCCTTAAAATGAAA cTGACTATGAATGGTACGAAGGAGTCGGAGGAAGCTAAACGGCTGACCGTAGACGATATCTCGGTGGACGATGTCGACTTCAGCAACTTGGATCTGAGCAGCAACTACTTCCTCCAGCCTTACCCCACCAAGAAGAGGTGCGCCTTGCTCAGGTCCATGGGAGTCAAGAAGATTGACCGACAGGAGAAGCGGCAGTTGCAAAGAATTCGTCGTTCTCGGGGAAACTGCGGCTGTAACTGCCAGGGATTTTGTGACTCCGAAACCtgcagctgcagtttggcaggaaTTAAATGCCAG AAGGATTACACCTCCTTTCCTTGCCGCTGCACCAGAGATAGCTGTGGGAATAGAGAGGGGAGAACTGAGTTCAACCAAGCTCGGGTGCAGACGCATTTCATCCACACCCTCATGAGGCTGGAATTGGAAGAGAACCAGAAAAACGATGATGGGAATCTTGAGTCTGAGATATCCTTCCAGGatcatcttcatccatttgcCTATCCGGTCCAACAGGCCTCCTATGAAGAAAGGGCCCTCGCGCTGAGGCCCGTCTTCAACTTCACCACCACCTTGGAGACCGTCAGCGAGAACAGCTCCAGTAGCAACATGACCGACTCATCGGCGTCATCCAATCAGAGTGAGGATATGGAAAGGTTGTTCGAAAGAACGGCGAAGTCACAGTCGGACATCGATGGCAACGGCCTGGCTCGGATCCTACACTTCAATGATTCGGATGGAGAAGAAAACATCAGGAGCGTTGGCCGCCGCCAGGATAATTCGAGTTCTTTCCACCCGTCTGGTTTTTTCAACGTGGATGTGGAAAACCAGTATGCTACCAACCCTGTTGAACAGATGGGCTTCAACAGTGGTTTCGGTTACTTCGGTGATCGCCTGGATGAGAACGCCAATCTGGAGCCGAGCGGTGTCCATGAGTTCTCCGCCGATGAGGGCGAAGAAGGTGCCAGTTACGCCCCATCTTCCTTTGAAGAACTGGACTCAAGGAACTACATAGATCTGAGCTTTACCTCCGACTATTTGGATGTTTTCCAGCCCTTCTCGGATTATAACCTGGGACCTCTGTATAACTCCTTGAGGGAGTATGAGAATGTGGAAAACTTCACAGTTTGGCAAGTGCAATTGCCAAATCTGCCCACCTTGGTCCAACCTCCAGATCAGAGCAACTGCTTTCTGGAGTCCTTGATCGGGTTGTCTGAATCCGTCCCGGAAATCCCTGCACCTTTTTCAGACAACCAGCTTCTCGAAGATGCCATTAAATCATCTCTAGTGGAGACCACGAAGGTTTAA